One window of Chloroflexota bacterium genomic DNA carries:
- a CDS encoding pilus assembly protein: protein MLMVFILIVFDFGRGIYAYTVLSAAAQSGARYAITNPSDTVGIQNTVTSNAIGLDPAQLTTTVSQPDSNTVVVTVTYDFTVITPILAQIIGNNGTLNLQTSAAMRLY from the coding sequence GTGCTGATGGTCTTTATCCTGATCGTGTTCGACTTCGGCCGTGGCATCTACGCGTATACCGTGCTCTCGGCAGCCGCGCAAAGCGGCGCACGATACGCGATCACCAATCCCAGCGACACGGTCGGGATTCAGAACACCGTCACCAGCAACGCCATCGGCCTGGACCCCGCCCAACTCACGACGACGGTGTCCCAGCCGGACTCGAACACAGTCGTCGTCACCGTGACGTATGACTTCACCGTGATCACGCCCATACTCGCGCAGATCATAGGGAATAACGGGACGCTGAACTTACAGACCTCGGCAGCCATGCGGCTGTATTGA